Within the Thalassoglobus sp. JC818 genome, the region GGATCAGAATCGACTCCACACTCAAGCCGCTCTGCAGAAGTCGTTCAACAACCTTCTGACCTTCAGCGATGAACTGACCTGACCATCGAGTCAAATTCGTTTTCTTAACGTGGCGGTAGACCGCGATTCGTGGATCTTCGATCTCGTTGACAGATGTGATCTGCATATTCTGGAGAGAACTGATGGGTGTCAAAAAAATGAACTGCTTCACGAGATTTTCATGAAGCAGTTCGTCGAGTCAAATTGCTGCGGATGATTTTCACAACCAAGTAAGACCACTCAAGTCCCACGCATGTCATCAAACATGAATCAGAACGTTGGGCAATCATCACATGGCGGAAACTTAGCTGATTTCCGGAACGGTGTACTTCTCGCGGTACTCTCGTTTCAGATATTTGTTCGCGGAATCGGCGTGCTCACCTTCGAACCGTTCGGTTTTCGGATTGTGCGTCAGGATCGGGCTCATTCGAATTTCCATGTCCGAAAGCTTCACGTCGAACTTTCCGAGTTGAGACTCCATCGACTTCAACAACAGATCCCATTGTTCCTGAGAAGTATCGATGGAACGAGCCTGTGTCGCATCGAAGGCTTCACCAGCCCGGAATCCGACGTTGGCCAGATTGCACCAACCGGTCGAGTGATGTCCGACTTCGACTTCTGCGTTCAGGCTGCTTCGATCTCGCGACCGAACGGCATCGAGGAAGTTGGCTTTGTGAAGAGCATTAATATCGCCGCCCTTGAACGCGCGAATTTCGCGTCCTTCCTTGTCGACTGCCTTTCCTCGACCACGTTGTCCGAGATAGTAGCCACCTTCGCAGGCGACAACATAACCAGACGAAGGACCGTCCGTTGGCAAGCCGGTATTCGTCGGCCATCCGCCACGCTCGTTGGGAGCTTTGTTCAGATTGCTCAAAGCAATCAGAGTTGGGAACGTGCCTGTGTCGAAATAGACGTAATGGACGTTCGGTGAGTCGGCAGCATCGTTCCAAGCGACGCGTCCGCCGCATGCAAGAATTCGCTGAGGTGTTTTTACGGAATCCTGATATGCGATATTGCGAACATCATCGAGAACATGAACACCCCAGTTGCCCATTTCTCCAGAACCTGTATTCCAGTCCCAGTGCCAGTCGTAGTGGAAGCTGTTGCGATAGAGATCGTCCATCGCGGCTGGTCCACACCACAGGTCGTAGTCGATACCTTCTGGAATCGGCAGCGGTGTTTCGCGTTTTCCAACCGAAGCACGTGGTCCTAGCCGATTGGCTTGAGCATAAAGGATCTTTCCGAGTGCCTGATCCTCATGAAGGAACTGTTTGATCTCAGCCTGCATCGGGTCAGATCGCTGTTGAGTTCCGATCTGAACGATTCGGTTTTCTTTTCGAGCAGCTTTGACGACCTGTTCCCCTTCCCACTGAGAGTGCGAAAGGGGCTTCTCAACGTAAACATCTTTCCCGGCTTGAATCGCCCAGATCGCCGCCAGACAGTGCCAGTGGTTGCATGTTGCGACAACAACAGCATCGACGTTTTTGTCGTCGAGCAATTTGCGAAGGTCCTGATAAGACTGAGCTTCGAATTTCTCGCCCGCCTGACCGGAGCGCTGTTCGTCTGGATCGGCGACTGCAACAATCCGTGCTCCCGGAGCACTGCGAAATCCATTGGAAAGTTCGTTGCCTCGTCCGCCCATTCCGATGACACCAATGCCGATTTCGTTATTTCGGTTGGTGGATTGAGCTGTCGCGGTGCGTGTCAGCCCGGCTGTTGCTGCGATTCCTGAAGCTGCCGCACCGAGAAAAATACGACGATTGAGTTGAGACATGAATGATCCCTGAGTTTTTGGCTAAGGAAATGAAGTGATCTTGAGACTGGTTTCGGTCATCCAGCCGAGAAAGATCACCAGAAATGGTCTTTACCAGTGTAGGCAATCTCCGATTGATTTGACGAGTATGCATCAACAACTCTTTAAGTCTTCACGTGAGCGAAGGAACTTGGCATTTACAGAAGAGTCCTTCTGGCGAGTTGCCGACAGAACGCCCATATGTTGCATCTTGCTCATCGAAGCGTCATTGCCTATTCTCGGAATCGTCCTAAAACGCATATTCTTTGCAATCGTCAATTCTCTGTCGTTCCACAACGGAGTGAGACAGAAGAACACGCAGAGAGGAAACACACGTGAAGTCTGACGCCCATCACAATGGTTTATTGTTGTTGACGTTTTCGGCCGTCATTGGCATGGCGACGCTGGCGACAGGCGCTGAACCGGAATCGAGTCGGCTCATCGCAGGTATTGGCAGCGCTCAAAGCTTGCTGGAAGACATGGAGTATCTGGTCGCCGATCTCGCTGGCCGCCAGGAGTCTTTCGAGAACAACATCTTCCCCAACATCGACATCTTTCTCATCGGAGTCGATCAGGAAAATCCGATCCGCTTCGACATGCTCTTCTCCGCTGAAAACGGACAAGAGATCCAGGCCATCATCCCGGTCAGTGATCTGGATGAATTTCTCGATGACAATCTCGATCCCATCGACATTGTCCCGGAACGGGATCGAAAAGATCGGAACCTCTACGAATTGACCGGGAACGTTTACGAAGGTTGGCTGCGTTCACTCCGAGATCCTGACTACGCGGTTATTTTCCCGCGACAGGAATGGATCCCAAAAGATATGGAGCATCCAGCGGACCTGCACAAAGATCTCGTCGAAAAGGGTTACGGCCTGTTCGCACATGTCGTTCACGACGCCGCGAAAATGGATGCTCGTTCGACCGCATTCGATTCAATGCGTACTTCTACCATCGAATCGATTCAAAAGCGAACTGACGAAACACAGAATGCCCACGAACTTCGACAGGCCTGGTTGAACGAGCAGCTGGCAATCTTCCAGCAGTGGTTTGTCGAATGCTCAGAATTCACAGTGGGCACAGATCTCGATCGAAAGACCGATGTCCTCGGTGCGACTCTTGAGTTTTCTGCGATCCCTAACACTCCACTTGCAGAGAACATTGCACGGATCAGCGATAACGCGAGCTACTTTGCCGCGATTCAACAACCGATCGATGCCATCCTGACAGCCAGAGTCCATCTCGCACACGATGATCGAACTGCCAAGGGACTCATCGAACTCTACAAGAAGTCAGAAGTCGTCGCTCAAGAACAAATCGATGAAGACAAGAATGCGAGTGATGCAGAAAAGGTAGCGAGAAAAGAATCATCGAAGCTGTTGAATGACGTGCTGATTCGCAGCACCGATATGACGCTGCTGGATGCGATGGTTGACGTTGTTCCTTCGGGTGACCACCACGTGTTGATTCTCGGAGTCCGCTGCATCGGCCAAGATTCGATTCAAGCGATTGTCGACAAGCTCCCAGAGTCGATCGAAGGTTGGACCGTTGAAAACGGCGTCGCTGATGTCGGTGGGACCAAAATCTCGAAAATCGGTCTCGGCAAGAACGTTCCACAAGCTCTGATTGACCTGTACGGTGAATCGGTCGCTTCTGCATATGTGGCGGCCAGCGACAAAGCATTTTGGCTCGCCTTTGGTGAGAACGCCGTCGAAGAACTTTCGAAGCGAATCGAAGCAGCTCAGTCTGCTCAGAACCTCGCAAGCGACGGAACAGTTCTTTCCGTGAAAGCCAAAGCAACTCCACTCGTCGAGTCGCTGAATGGATTGCTCAACGACGAAGCCAGCATCTTCTCACCAGCGTTCAACCGACAACAAGAACGCGTCGAGAACCGAATCTCGCAGCGAGAAGAAGATGAAGTCGGCACCGGCCGACAGGCAGCCAGCGCGTTCTTGACATTCGAATGGATCTCAAAAGTCGTCGAAGCCATGAAAGGGGAAGACGACACTCTGACAATCCAACTCAAGAACACATCCGAGAACACACTGACAGGCGACGCTCAGACACATCGAGCCATTTTGAAAGCCATGGGCACGATGATCGCTAACTTCGCGGACGAAAACCTGCAGTAAAGCTGTTTTGAGATTCGCTAAACAAATTGAAATTGCCGAAACGACGTCACTCTCTTGAGGGTGACGTCGTTTTCAATTGAATTTCGCATCCGAAGTTGTTGAAGTGTCGGAGGAGCATTGAGTCCAGGCAATCAAGGTCTATCGGTATGTTCAAAACAGCGACGGTCATCGCGGGATGCTTTGTTTTCATTCAGATCGGATTCGCTGAAGAATCTGTCTGGGTCCGCCACACCATCGACAACACTTCCCGCGGAGCAGACGGAATCCGCGTCGCGGATATCAATTCCGACGGACATCCTGACCTCGTCACTGGGTGGGAAGAAGGTGGCCAGATTCGCGTCTACACCAACCCGGGACCGAAGGCTGCCGACAGTGCGTGGCCGCTCTCAATCGCCGGGCACGTTGCCTCCCCAGAGGATGCTGTCTTCGCGGACCTTGACGGGGATGGCCAAATGGAGGTCGTCAGTTGCTGCGAAGGAAAAAACCGTTCGGTCTACTTTCACTGGCAGAACGGAGAGTCATGGGACACGGTGGCCGTCCCTGCAATGAAATCTCAAGGTCTCTGGATGTTCTGCACTCCGATGAATATCGACCACCAGAACGGGATCGACCTTGTTGTCGGTGCTAAGGGAAACAATGCCCAACTCGGATGGCTTCAATCGCCCTCAGACCCTCGTGAAATTTCCGAGTGGACATGGCACCCGCTGACAGAAGTCGGCTGGATCATGAGCATCGAAGTGACCGACATGGACGGCGACGGTGATGATGACATTCTCTACACCGACCGTAAGCTCTCAAGGAGAGGTCTGCATTGGCTCGAATACGAACGAGACGGTTCCGGAACTCCTCAATGGACGCGTCACACCATCGGAGGAACTGATCGAGAAGTCATGTTTCTCAGTCAGGGGGATCTCAATCATGATGGCCAATCCGACATCGCTGTCGCTGTGAAGAACGGTCCGATCACATGGTACGAACGTGTTGGCGCTTCTGGTCAAAACTGGCGAGAACATGAAATTCCGATGCCTTCGGATGCAGGCACAGGTAAAGGAATCGCGATACTCGACATCGATCTTGATGGCCTGAACGACCTCGTTTTCTCGTGTGAGCACTCCGGGGAAAAACGCGGACTCGAATGGCTCAAGAGAGACAACGTCATGTCCGACGAGTGGTCATTCATCGATATAGCCGGACTCGAAGATGGAGTGAAGTTTGACCTGCTGCAGACAATCGATTTGGATCAGGATGGAGATCTCGACCTGCTGACCTGCGAAGAACGCGACAATCTCGGAGTCATCTGGTACGAGAACCCCACCATCTCGAAGTGACTCGTCAGAAATCTCAATCACGCAGCTGTAGACCTTCGGGCGGTCACACCGTACTCTTCCACCCAATCATGCAAACTTCCGCACGGACGTTTGGCATGCAAACGCGGCCAGCGCACCCGTCCAGCGAAGCAATCGCTCGCTCGACCTTTTCCGCAATCTGTTTTTCCAATCGAGCAGCATGCTGTGTCGATTTTCGGAACTTCGTGAGGAATGTCTCCCAATGCCCATGCAAAATCACCCAGTGAATGTCGCACTCATTCAACGATCCGCATCGACCGACCCTCAGGAAAACCTGGAAGCGACGATTTCTGATATTCGCCAAGCTGCAGAGCAGGGCGGACAAATCATCTGTACTCAGGAGCTGTTCCGCTCTCAGTACTTTTGCCAAAGCGAAGATCACGCGAACTTCGATCTCGCGGAAACGATTCCAGGACCAAGCACGAAAGCATTTTCGCAGCTAGCCAAGGAATGCGGAGTCGTCATCGTGGCGTCACTGTTCGAGAAGCGGGCAGCCGGTCTCTATCACAATACCGCTGTTGTCTTCGACGCTGACGGATCAGAGCTTGGCCTCTATCGGAAAATGCACATCCCCGATGATCCGCTGTTCTACGAGAAGTTCTACTTCACTCCCGGCGATTTGGGATTCAAAGTCTTTTCGACGCGATTCGGAAAAGTTGGCGTCCTGATCTGCTGGGACCAGTGGTACCCCGAAGCAGCTCGGCTCACAGCGCTTGCTGGAGCTGAGATTCTGTTTTATCCGACTGCGATTGGCTGGCACCCGGCAGAGAAAGCCGAGTACGGCGAAGCCCAGCATTCCTCTTGGGAAACGATCCAGCGAAGCCACGCGATCGCCAACGGGGTTTACGTCGCTGCCGCAAATCGGATTGGACACGAAGGTGATCCCGATGGAGGAATCCAGTTCTGGGGTCAGAGTTTTCTGTGCAACCCATCCGGGACCATCATCGCCAAAGCGAGCAAGGATCAAGCTGAGATCCTGATGGCGGAGTGTGACTTCTCGACGATCGACCAGCAGCGAACCCATTGGCCCTTCCTCAGAGATCGACGAATCGACGCCTACAGCCCGATCGTGAATCGATACATCGGACAAAGCTAACTTCGATCTAAGGCTCTTTCTCTACGCATTCGAACCTGAAGTCCTCTCGCTGTTGTAAGTGACAGGGCAGGGGAGCCGTCAGGTGAGTGGGCTTCACTTTGAGAGCGATGGGAGCGCCGAACCAAAACTCTGCACGCAAGGTCACTGTTCAAACAAAAACTCCTCGTGACCGAGCCAATGCCAGTCACGAGGAGTCGAATTGAACAAGTTCGCTGAGAGGATTACTTCAAGAGTTCCTTAACGGTGTTCTGAATCCCTTCGGAATCCAGCCCCTGATATCCCATCTGCTGCCACAATCCGCCGGAACCTTCACGATGTGTTCCGATGTTGTTGTACCGGCCGGTGAATCCTCGCTTGAGTAGTTCTGTTCCGAACCGTGAACCGAGACCGGTCTTCACGTTGAACGATTCAGCAACCAGAACCGCTGGTGACGCGGCCAGCTTCTGCATCATCTCTTCGTCGTAGACGTTGAGAGTCGCTTTGCAGATCAGACCAAAATCAATCCCGGCGGCCTTCAGCTTGATCACTGCATCCAGGGCACGATATGTCGTTTCCCCGAAAGTGACGATGTAACCCGCGGTTCCTTCGCGAATCACGTCATCTTTTCCGGACACGAATTCGTATCCATCGCCGAACAGTTTCTCACCATCTTCATTCAATAGATCTGGAACACCAGAGCGGGTCGAGAAGAGGAACCGCAACCCAAGATCGTTGTAAATCGATTTCAGGCACTTGCGGAACTGGTGCTGATCAGCAGGGAAATAGAGTCGAGTGTTGTCTCGATCTTCGTCCGGAAGTCCGTTGTCTCCGAACATGTTGTTGAGACCGAAGTGACAGGTGTTGTCGGCCATGTCATCGCAACCAGCATGGCTGAAGTGAGCAAGGACATTACTCTGATTCAAGCGGGCCATGGTGACTTCGGAAACAACCATTTCCAGGAATGCTGAAAACGTTGCGAAGATTCCCTGCTTGCCTGTCTCGTATCCGAAACCGGCCGCTGCTGAGAAGTTTCCGCGCTCCATGATTCCGCCCCGAACGAAAACTTCGGGATGTTCTTTTCGGACATGGTTGAGGCCGCAACTGCCTTCGAGATCGCAGTCAAAAACTTTGACCGAGGCGATGCGTTGCTCTTCCGGAATGGCGTCGAGAATTTCGTTCAAGATCTTTCCGAACAGGTCACGATTCTTGCCGACGCTGCTCGCGTCACAACCTTCGTAAGACGGTCCGCCTGGTCCTTTTTCAACTGACTCGAGGTAGTCAACAGCTTCTGCACGTCCGCGAGATTTGAGATAGTCGATCGCGACTTTCGTCCCGATGACATCGTGACCGTGAGCGCTGCCTTCAAGACCTTCGATCCCCACGCACATTTTTCGCTTGTTCATCAAAGCGACAGGACCGGATTCGGTGACTGCCGCACACATGCGACTATAAAGGCTGTCGAGATCCTCTCCGTCTCCGGTATCGACTCGAAGTCCGTGTCCGGCGAGTGTCTTGGAAACGTCGTATCCGGGGAGATAATTCGATGGATGTCCAGCGATGGTGACATCGTTGTCATCGACGATGACTTTGACATTGAGCTGCTGGGCAACCGCCAAACGGGCAGCTTCAGCGTCGTTGCCTTCCATCTGAGATCCGTCCGATCCCAGCATGAAGACGACTTTGTCAGGATTCGCGAGAGCGACACCATTCACAAACGGCCACATGTGTCCCAATCGGCCTGAGCTGAATTTCACGCCGGGAGTGAAGCCACGTTCCGGATGTCCGGGGAGGTGTGACAAGTACTCGCGGTAGTGGTAGAGCTTCTCGATGTCCATTTCGCCTTCAAGGACGGACATCAAATATTGAGTCGCAACCCGGTGGCCGGCTTCGTCAAAGAAGACGGGAACAATGCCAGGCGTTCCTCCCTGGCGACTGTTCTCCATAAACCCATGCATGATCAAGGTTTCTGGGACAGTATCGTAGGGGCCGCCGGAGTGACCGCCGAGTCCCTTTGCTC harbors:
- a CDS encoding transketolase C-terminal domain-containing protein; amino-acid sequence: MAATTDFPIPLHEYKVVPLDPKQPTLTDEQREQLEKNIQLCRDAIIFFTAIGGAKGLGGHSGGPYDTVPETLIMHGFMENSRQGGTPGIVPVFFDEAGHRVATQYLMSVLEGEMDIEKLYHYREYLSHLPGHPERGFTPGVKFSSGRLGHMWPFVNGVALANPDKVVFMLGSDGSQMEGNDAEAARLAVAQQLNVKVIVDDNDVTIAGHPSNYLPGYDVSKTLAGHGLRVDTGDGEDLDSLYSRMCAAVTESGPVALMNKRKMCVGIEGLEGSAHGHDVIGTKVAIDYLKSRGRAEAVDYLESVEKGPGGPSYEGCDASSVGKNRDLFGKILNEILDAIPEEQRIASVKVFDCDLEGSCGLNHVRKEHPEVFVRGGIMERGNFSAAAGFGYETGKQGIFATFSAFLEMVVSEVTMARLNQSNVLAHFSHAGCDDMADNTCHFGLNNMFGDNGLPDEDRDNTRLYFPADQHQFRKCLKSIYNDLGLRFLFSTRSGVPDLLNEDGEKLFGDGYEFVSGKDDVIREGTAGYIVTFGETTYRALDAVIKLKAAGIDFGLICKATLNVYDEEMMQKLAASPAVLVAESFNVKTGLGSRFGTELLKRGFTGRYNNIGTHREGSGGLWQQMGYQGLDSEGIQNTVKELLK
- a CDS encoding VCBS repeat-containing protein, whose translation is MFKTATVIAGCFVFIQIGFAEESVWVRHTIDNTSRGADGIRVADINSDGHPDLVTGWEEGGQIRVYTNPGPKAADSAWPLSIAGHVASPEDAVFADLDGDGQMEVVSCCEGKNRSVYFHWQNGESWDTVAVPAMKSQGLWMFCTPMNIDHQNGIDLVVGAKGNNAQLGWLQSPSDPREISEWTWHPLTEVGWIMSIEVTDMDGDGDDDILYTDRKLSRRGLHWLEYERDGSGTPQWTRHTIGGTDREVMFLSQGDLNHDGQSDIAVAVKNGPITWYERVGASGQNWREHEIPMPSDAGTGKGIAILDIDLDGLNDLVFSCEHSGEKRGLEWLKRDNVMSDEWSFIDIAGLEDGVKFDLLQTIDLDQDGDLDLLTCEERDNLGVIWYENPTISK
- a CDS encoding Gfo/Idh/MocA family oxidoreductase; the protein is MSQLNRRIFLGAAASGIAATAGLTRTATAQSTNRNNEIGIGVIGMGGRGNELSNGFRSAPGARIVAVADPDEQRSGQAGEKFEAQSYQDLRKLLDDKNVDAVVVATCNHWHCLAAIWAIQAGKDVYVEKPLSHSQWEGEQVVKAARKENRIVQIGTQQRSDPMQAEIKQFLHEDQALGKILYAQANRLGPRASVGKRETPLPIPEGIDYDLWCGPAAMDDLYRNSFHYDWHWDWNTGSGEMGNWGVHVLDDVRNIAYQDSVKTPQRILACGGRVAWNDAADSPNVHYVYFDTGTFPTLIALSNLNKAPNERGGWPTNTGLPTDGPSSGYVVACEGGYYLGQRGRGKAVDKEGREIRAFKGGDINALHKANFLDAVRSRDRSSLNAEVEVGHHSTGWCNLANVGFRAGEAFDATQARSIDTSQEQWDLLLKSMESQLGKFDVKLSDMEIRMSPILTHNPKTERFEGEHADSANKYLKREYREKYTVPEIS
- a CDS encoding carbon-nitrogen hydrolase; this encodes MQNHPVNVALIQRSASTDPQENLEATISDIRQAAEQGGQIICTQELFRSQYFCQSEDHANFDLAETIPGPSTKAFSQLAKECGVVIVASLFEKRAAGLYHNTAVVFDADGSELGLYRKMHIPDDPLFYEKFYFTPGDLGFKVFSTRFGKVGVLICWDQWYPEAARLTALAGAEILFYPTAIGWHPAEKAEYGEAQHSSWETIQRSHAIANGVYVAAANRIGHEGDPDGGIQFWGQSFLCNPSGTIIAKASKDQAEILMAECDFSTIDQQRTHWPFLRDRRIDAYSPIVNRYIGQS